The window TGATTTCGCAAATTACCTTTGCGCGAAACGTAACAATCAGCCGGGTTTCTTACCGTTCGAGCCTTTATCCGCAACACAATCCTCCCTGAACAGGCACTTCTTGCTATCGTGCGCACCCAGTCGCATTCAGTAATATCTGTTCACATTATTTTGAGCGCCTTGCGGCGTGCGCTGAGTGTCATCACCGAGAAGCTTTAGAAATGCCCGATCCAATCCCGTTAAAAGACCACGAAAAAGATGCGCGTCTGGTCAACCGTCGGTTGCTTGCCTGTGCGCTGCTGGTGGGGGTGTTGAGCCTGTGTCTGGTGGCCAGGATGTACTTCCTGCAAGTCACCGAATTTGCGTATCACTCGACCATCTCCGAAAACAATCGCGTGCACGTGTTGCCGATTCCGCCGGAGCGCGGGCTGATCTACGACCGCAACGGCGTTGTGCTGGCGGATAACCGGCCCAGTTTCAACATGACCCTGACCCGTGAGCGGGCAGGGGACTGGCACAAGGTCATTGATGAAGTCATCGAGCTGCTCAAGCTGCCAGATGAAGAGCGCATCCTGTTTGATAAGGATCTCAAGCAGGTCCGTCACCCGTTCGAACCGGTGACGCTGTTGTACGAACTGACCGAAGAGCAGATCGCGACACTGGCGGTCAATCAGTACCTGTTGCCGGGTATTGATGTTGAGCCGCAGTTTGTGCGCCATTACCCGCTGGGTGCGCATTTCGCGCATTCCATCGGCTATGTCGGGCGCATCAACGAGAAAGAAGCCAAGCAGCTGGACTCGGTGGCGTATCGCGGCACGCAATCGATCGGCAAGACCGGCATCGAGCGGTTCTACGAGTCGCAGTTGCACGGCACCGTGGGTTATGAAGAAGTCGAGACCAATGCCCAGGGCCGCGTGTTGCGGGTGCTCAAGCATACCGATCCGGTCCCGGGCAAAAACATCACCCTGAGCCTGGATATCCATCTGCAGGAAGCCGCCGAAGAGGCTCTGGGTGACCGGCGCGGGTCGGTGGTGGCGCTGGACCCGGCCACTGGTCAGGTGCTGGCGATGGTCAGCAAGCCGAGCTTCGACCCGAACCTGTTCGTCACCGGCATCAGTTTCAAGGAATACGCCGCCCTGCGTGACTCAATCGACCGCCCGCTGTTCAACCGCGTGCTGCGCGGCCTGTATGCGCCGGGCTCGACCATCAAGCCGGAAGTGGCGATTGCCGGGCTCGACAGTGGCGTGGTCAATGCCGGGACCAAAGTCTTCGACCCGGGTTATTTCCAGCTGCCGGACTTCGATCACAAATACCGCAACTGGAACCACAGCGGTGATGGCTGGGTGGACATGGACGCCGCCATCATGCGTTCCAACGACACGTACTTTTATACGCTGGCTCACAAGCTCGGCATCGACCGCATGTACGACTACATGACCATGTTTGGCCTCGGGCAGAAGGTCTCATTGGACATGTTCGAAGAGTCGGCAGGCCTGATGCCGTCCCGTGAATGGAAGCGCGCCACCCGCCGCCAGGCCTGGTTCCCGGGTGAGACGGTGATTCTGGGTATTGGGCAGGGCTACATGCAGGTCACGCCGCTGCAACTGGCGCAGGCGACGTCCCTGATTGCCAACAAAGGCGTATGGGTGCGTCCGCACCTGGCCATGGAAGTCGGCGGCACCGCGCCGGTGGACGAGCACCCGATGCCGAACATCGTCCTGCACGATCCCAATGAGTGGAATCAGGTCAACGTTGGCATGCAGATGGTGATGCACGATCCACGGGGTATCGCCAGGGCGGCGGCCCAGGGCGCGCAATACCGCATCGCGGGCAAAAGCGGCACCGCGCAGGTGGTGGCGATCAAGCAAGGCGAACGCTACAACCGCCTGAAAACCCTTGAACGCAATCGCGATAACGCTTTGTTCGTCGGCTTTGCGCCTGCCGAGCATCCGAAGATAGTGGTGTCGGTGATGATCGAAAACGGCGAGGCGGGCGGCCGCGTGGCGGGGCCGGTAGTGCGGCAGATTCTTGATGCGTGGTTGCTGGACAAGGACGGCAAGCTCAAGGCGCCGGAGGTGGCAGCGGTCAAGCCGGGGGCGCCGCATGTTTAGCATCGCGCAGTTTTTACGCCGGATTTGCGTCGTAGCTGCGGCTTTAGCCGCGATGGCTGCGTTTCGGACGTTGGATGTTTAGCGCCTGTGCCGGCCTCTCGCGGCTGAAGCCGCTCCTACGGGATATCCAGGGGGACGACGAGCCCCTGTCGTGATTCCGGCTGAACTGTCCGCCCTAGAGCGGGTCGATCACTGATGCGTGCCACGCCGCTGGCCACGACTTCCATCTGTCTCGACAAGGAAACCAGCATGTCCAGAACCATTGCCGATCACCTCGCTCAGACCCTCGCCAGTGCAGGCGTCTCCCGGATTTGGGGGGTTAGCGGCGACAGCCTCAACGGCCTGACCGACAGCCTGGAAAAGCTCGGCACCATCCGCTGGATGCACACCCGTCATGAAGAAGTCGCCGCCTTCGCCGCCGGTGCCGAAGCGGCTGCCACCGGTAAGCTGGCGGTCTGCGCCGGGAGCTGCGGGCCCGGCAATCTGCACTTGATCAACGGCCTTTACGACTGCCACCGCAATCAAGTCCCGGTACTGGCCATCGCGGCCCACATTCCCTCATCGGAAATCGGCCTGGGCTATTTTCAGGAAACCCACCCGCAGGAACTGTTCAAGGAATGCAGCCATTTCGTTGAACTGGTGAGCAACCCGGAGCAGTTTCCACGCGTTCTGGAAAGGGCCATGCGCGCCGCCATTGGCCAACGTGGGGTCGCGGTGATTGTGCTGCCTGGCGACGTCGCGTTGAGCGATGCCCCGGATGCCTTGGCCAAATGGCTCGACACCGCAGCGCCAAGCGTGACGCCCGGCGAACAGGACATCCAGAAGCTCGCCGACACCCTCAACCAATCCAAAGCCATCACCCTGCTGTGCGGCGCCGGTTGTGCCGGTGCTCATGAGGAAATGGTCGCCCTGGCAGACCGCCTCGGTGCGCCAGTGGTGCACGCGTTGCGCGGCAAGCAGTACGTGGAATATGACAACCCGTTCGACGTCGGCATGACCGGGTTGATCGGCTTCAGCTCGGGCTATCACGCCATGCTGTCCTGCGACACGCTGGTGATTCTCGGCAGTAGTTTCCCGTACCGAAACTTCTACCCGACCGACGCGAAGATCATCCAGATCGACATCGACCCCACGGCACTCGGGCGGCGCACGCCGATTGACCTGGGGCTGGTCGGCGGCGTCAAGGAAACCCTGACGGCGCTGTTGCCCAAGCTCAACCGCCACGATGATCGACGCTTCCTCGACAAGGCACTCAAGCATTACGCGAAGGCCAGGGAAGGGCTGGATGACCTGGCGACACCTTCCGCCCCCGGCGAGCCGATTCATCCGCAATACCTGACCCGGCTGATCGACGAACAGGCCGACGCCGACGCCATTTTCAGTGTTGATGTGGGCACGCCGACGATGTGGGCAGCGCGCTATCTGCACATGAACGGCAAACGCAGCCTGCTGGGCTCGTTCAATCACGGCTCCATGGCCAACGCGATGCCTCAGGCCCTGGGTGCCAAGGCCGCGCATCCGGGTCGGCAGGTGATTTCCCTGTGTGGCGACGGTGGTTTGTCTATGTTGCTGGGTGATTTGCTCAGCGTTCGCCAATTGGATCTGCCGATCAAAATGGTGGTGTTCAATAACAGCTCACTGGGTTTCGTTGATATGGAAATGAAAGCCGGTGGTTATGTACCTCATGGTACTGATTTATACGAAACCAACTTTGCCGGTATTGCATTGGGTGCGGGGATTCTCGGGATTCGCGTCGAGAGTGCTGAAGAGTTACCGGCCGCTCTGCGCAAAGCCTTTGATCATCCCGGTCCGGTACTGGTGGACGTGGTCACCGCCAAACAGGAACTGGGCATCCCGCCAAAAATCAAACTGGCTCAGGCCAAAGGCTTCAGTCTCTACATGATGCGTGCCGTGTTGAGCGGGCGGGGGGATGAAGTGTTTGAATTGGTGAAGACCAATCTGCGCTAGCGAACTGCCGAGCCTGCAGGAACTGCCGGGGCTGCGAATGAAGGTGTGCCAGACACATCGCTTGCGCAGCCTCAGGCAGCACCTGCCGTTTATGTTTGAACTTTAATAAATATATTTATCTGCCGCCTACTATCCTTTTTCGCAAAGAGTCAGTAAAAACGCCGCAATCTATTCACTGTTTCAGTGAACAACTGTACGCCGTAGTGACTCTTTGTATTGGAAGTATTCCGCATGATGAAAAGTTTGGGTTTCAGCAAGAAGATCCTGCTCGCGGCCGCGTTGGTCGTGGTGGTCGCATTTACTTGTTTTATTGTCGTGAACGACTATCGACAACGCCAGACTTTAAAAAACAACGTGTTTGCCGAGTTGCAACAGTTGGGTAGTTTGACCACTCAGAACATTCAGACCTGGCTGGAGGGCCGGACGCAGCTGGTGCAATCCATGGCTCAGCGCATCGCCGCCGATGGCAAGGCATTGCCCGACCTGCAACGTTTCATCGGCATCCCTGCCTACACCGACAGCTTTCAATTGAGCTACTTCGGCAGCACCGAAGGTGTGATGTTTTCGGTGCCTAATGCTACCCGCCCAGCGGATTACGACCCCCGCGCCCGTGGCTGGTACAAGGCCGCGCAAAACGCGACGGGCACCATCGTGACCGAACCGTATATCGCGGCCTCTTCGGGCAAGCTGGTGGTCACCCTGGCCACGCCGGTCAAGTACCAGAACCAGTTCATCGGTGTAGCCGGGGCTGATATCGCGCTGGACGTCATCAGCAAGACCATCAACTCGTTGAACTTCGGTGGGCATGGTTACGCGTTCATCGTCAGTGGCGATGGCAAGATCCTGGTCCACCCGGACAGCAAGCTGGTGCTTAAAAACATCAGTGAAGCGTACCCGACCAACATCCCGAAGATTGCTGCGGGCGTGAGCGAGATCAATGCTTCCGGCAAAGCCGAAATCATGTCCCTGACCCGTGTCGAGGGTGTGGCCTCGACGGACTGGTACGTGGCACTGGTGCTGGATCAGGATGCGGCTTACGCGATGCTCGGCGAATTCCGTACCTCCGCCATCACGGCCATGGTGATTTCGGTTGTCATCATCATCCTGCTGCTGGGCTTGTTGATCCGCGTGCTGATGCAGCCGTTGCACCAGATGGGCCGTGCCATGCGCGATATCGCCGATGGCGACGGCGACCTGACCAAGCGTCTGGCGATCACCTCGCAGGATGAGTTCGGCGAACTGGCCAAGTCGTTCAACCATTTTGTCGAACGCATCCATGGCTCGATCCGTGAAGTGGCGTCAACGGCCGGGCAACTGGGGGACGTCGCTATGCGCGTGGTCCGGGCCTCAAACTCGTCGATGACCAACTCTGACCAGCAGGCGAACCGGACCGAAAGCGTTGCCGCCGCGATCAACGAACTGGGTGCAGCGGCGCAGGAAATCGCCCAGAACGCAGCGCGGACTTCTCAGCAGTCCGCCGATGCCAGCCAATTGGCCGGTGACGGGCTCAAAGTGGTGCAGCAGACCATCGACGCCATGAACGAGTTGTCGGCGAAGATCAGCGAGTCCTGCGCCAATATCGAAAACCTGAACGGCAAGACCGTCAACATCGGGCAGATCCTGGAAGTGATCACCAGCATTTCCCAGCAGACCAACCTGCTGGCCCTCAATGCCGCCATCGAAGCAGCCCGGGCGGGGGAGGCCGGCCGTGGTTTTGCGGTGGTGGCCGATGAAGTGCGCAACCTGGCGCATCGCACTCAGGATTCGGCGCAACAAGTGCAGAAAATGATCGAGGAGCTGCAAGTCGGCGCGCGTGAAGCGGTGGTCACCATGACCGAAAGCCAGCGTCAGAGCGAAAACAGCGTGACGGTTGCCAACCAGGCCGGTGAGCGGCTGAGCAGCGTCACCCGACGCATTGATGAAATCAACGGTATGAACCAGTCGGTTGCCGCCGCGACCGAGGAGCAGACCTCGGTGGTGGAGTCGCTCAACGTCGACATCACCCAGATCAACACCCTCAACCAGGAAGGCGTCGATAACCTCAAGCTGACGCTGGATGCCTGCGGTTATCTGGAAGAACAGGCTGCGCGGTTGCAGCATTTGGTGGGGACGTTTCGGATCTGATGGTTGAGGCTTTGGTATTCACACGTTTTGTGTTTGTGGTGTGTACATATCCGTTGCTGCGGTAAGGGCTGCTATTGGTTGCGCCCTTACGGCGCCTCACTTTTGAAAGGAGCCCAAAAGTAAGCAAAAGGCTCTTGCCCCACCACTCGGCACCTCGCCTAGGCTCGGTGTACCCGCCCGCAGACCTTGAACCGTGGGCCGCCGCAAAGGGCCATCCCTGGCCCAGTGCGGCTAACCCGGCGTCCTGCCGGGTTACCCACGGTTCAAGGTCTGCGTTCGGCCAGCGTGGTTTAACGGGGCGCTTAAGATCAAAAGCCAGATCAACAGCAGATCCAGATCAACTGCGGCGATGGTGGGCGCTACGTGAATTAAGGTAGGAGCTGCCGAAGGCTGCGAAGGCAGCTACCGATTCGCAGCCTTCGGCAGCTCCTACAGAGAATTGCGCACGCCGCTGATCCCGTGGGAGCGAATTCATTCGCGAAGGCAATGGCGCAAACAACGAACAATACGAGACGAGCACAGACAAAAAGCAGGTCGGCTATCAGGCCGCCTCGCGCGCTTTTGATCTTAGGCGCCCCGTTAAACCACGCTGGCCGTAATCCGATATTAAATCGGGGGGTAAACCGGCAGGACGCCGGTTTAGCCGCACTGGGCCAGGGATGGCCCTTTGCGGCGGCCCCCCGATTTAATGTCGGATTACGGGTATGCCGAGCCTAGGCGAGGGACCGAGTGGTGGGGCAAGAGCGCTTTGGTTACTTTCGCGCTTTTCGAAAGTGACGCGCCGTAAGGGCGCAACCAATAGTTGCCCTACCATAGCAACGGATATGTACGCAAAAAGAAGGGTAGACGCAGCCGCGCGATTTACTTGTTGGCCTTCCTCCCCGACGCCCCACCCGAAGGATCAAAACACTGACTGTCATACAGCGGACTCTTGCATTGCGAGACGGCGGTAGGCGGTGGCGGGCGGTCTTTTTGATAGTGCTTGTAACTCTCGGTCTCATACACCGTGACGTGAGTGCGCCCGCTGACCTTGAGAAACTCCGTGGCCTTGAGGTTGATCTTGTGCGCATGATCCACCGGCTCGCCCCGGCGAAGCATGTTCGGCGGGCCGTGCCGCTGAACTGCGATGTCAGCAGCGCTCTCCGGGCTGCAGGGGATTGACGCGTAGCTCACCTGCCCCTGAGGCGATGTGCATTTGAAGATGTCGCTGTAGGCCGGGCTGGCAACGAGCAGGAGGGCGACCGCAGTCGCCGCTGAAATCCATGTCATGGTGTGTCTCCTTGGATGGCGCAAAGCTACCATTTGAGCTGTGCCCAACCCAGCTATTTTTGCCTCATGTACAGCGGCCCTCAGATTGAAGCGTCCTTTTTGC of the Paucimonas lemoignei genome contains:
- the penA_1 gene encoding peptidoglycan glycosyltransferase, with the translated sequence MPDPIPLKDHEKDARLVNRRLLACALLVGVLSLCLVARMYFLQVTEFAYHSTISENNRVHVLPIPPERGLIYDRNGVVLADNRPSFNMTLTRERAGDWHKVIDEVIELLKLPDEERILFDKDLKQVRHPFEPVTLLYELTEEQIATLAVNQYLLPGIDVEPQFVRHYPLGAHFAHSIGYVGRINEKEAKQLDSVAYRGTQSIGKTGIERFYESQLHGTVGYEEVETNAQGRVLRVLKHTDPVPGKNITLSLDIHLQEAAEEALGDRRGSVVALDPATGQVLAMVSKPSFDPNLFVTGISFKEYAALRDSIDRPLFNRVLRGLYAPGSTIKPEVAIAGLDSGVVNAGTKVFDPGYFQLPDFDHKYRNWNHSGDGWVDMDAAIMRSNDTYFYTLAHKLGIDRMYDYMTMFGLGQKVSLDMFEESAGLMPSREWKRATRRQAWFPGETVILGIGQGYMQVTPLQLAQATSLIANKGVWVRPHLAMEVGGTAPVDEHPMPNIVLHDPNEWNQVNVGMQMVMHDPRGIARAAAQGAQYRIAGKSGTAQVVAIKQGERYNRLKTLERNRDNALFVGFAPAEHPKIVVSVMIENGEAGGRVAGPVVRQILDAWLLDKDGKLKAPEVAAVKPGAPHV
- the poxB gene encoding pyruvate dehydrogenase, which codes for MSRTIADHLAQTLASAGVSRIWGVSGDSLNGLTDSLEKLGTIRWMHTRHEEVAAFAAGAEAAATGKLAVCAGSCGPGNLHLINGLYDCHRNQVPVLAIAAHIPSSEIGLGYFQETHPQELFKECSHFVELVSNPEQFPRVLERAMRAAIGQRGVAVIVLPGDVALSDAPDALAKWLDTAAPSVTPGEQDIQKLADTLNQSKAITLLCGAGCAGAHEEMVALADRLGAPVVHALRGKQYVEYDNPFDVGMTGLIGFSSGYHAMLSCDTLVILGSSFPYRNFYPTDAKIIQIDIDPTALGRRTPIDLGLVGGVKETLTALLPKLNRHDDRRFLDKALKHYAKAREGLDDLATPSAPGEPIHPQYLTRLIDEQADADAIFSVDVGTPTMWAARYLHMNGKRSLLGSFNHGSMANAMPQALGAKAAHPGRQVISLCGDGGLSMLLGDLLSVRQLDLPIKMVVFNNSSLGFVDMEMKAGGYVPHGTDLYETNFAGIALGAGILGIRVESAEELPAALRKAFDHPGPVLVDVVTAKQELGIPPKIKLAQAKGFSLYMMRAVLSGRGDEVFELVKTNLR
- the mcpB_5 gene encoding histidine kinase, HAMP region:Cache: chemotaxis sensory transducer; this encodes MMKSLGFSKKILLAAALVVVVAFTCFIVVNDYRQRQTLKNNVFAELQQLGSLTTQNIQTWLEGRTQLVQSMAQRIAADGKALPDLQRFIGIPAYTDSFQLSYFGSTEGVMFSVPNATRPADYDPRARGWYKAAQNATGTIVTEPYIAASSGKLVVTLATPVKYQNQFIGVAGADIALDVISKTINSLNFGGHGYAFIVSGDGKILVHPDSKLVLKNISEAYPTNIPKIAAGVSEINASGKAEIMSLTRVEGVASTDWYVALVLDQDAAYAMLGEFRTSAITAMVISVVIIILLLGLLIRVLMQPLHQMGRAMRDIADGDGDLTKRLAITSQDEFGELAKSFNHFVERIHGSIREVASTAGQLGDVAMRVVRASNSSMTNSDQQANRTESVAAAINELGAAAQEIAQNAARTSQQSADASQLAGDGLKVVQQTIDAMNELSAKISESCANIENLNGKTVNIGQILEVITSISQQTNLLALNAAIEAARAGEAGRGFAVVADEVRNLAHRTQDSAQQVQKMIEELQVGAREAVVTMTESQRQSENSVTVANQAGERLSSVTRRIDEINGMNQSVAAATEEQTSVVESLNVDITQINTLNQEGVDNLKLTLDACGYLEEQAARLQHLVGTFRI